In Hymenobacter aquaticus, a single window of DNA contains:
- a CDS encoding UbiA prenyltransferase family protein, which produces MLFDSYSQTPGAMRQVSDKPAAAVPAFSAGLKRCLDATLYSSVLVAAAATSLTWATFLFWRVHIPFRLATLIFTATLFLYNIDSVLPYKFRQQAVLSGRKLWMIQHRRELFLLALGSLAVAALLFWLDGWRHLTLFLGHLAAISLLYSFPILKLRGHWRALRDLPLLKVFLIAYVWAAITVWVPALYLGKALMAPVVMVLFSRRFFFILALAFVFDIRDYTKDLLSGTRTFPGIFGIRAAKAIALLSLAVSALLIPPGLSATHLLVLTLPTVLTGFIIWFADETRPDYYFALLADGIMVVQFLAVYWAT; this is translated from the coding sequence TTGCTTTTTGATTCTTACTCCCAGACGCCCGGAGCCATGCGCCAAGTCAGCGACAAACCAGCGGCCGCCGTTCCTGCCTTTTCTGCCGGCCTGAAGCGCTGCCTCGATGCCACGCTGTACAGCAGCGTGCTGGTCGCCGCCGCCGCTACCAGTCTCACCTGGGCCACGTTCCTGTTCTGGCGCGTGCACATTCCCTTTCGGCTGGCCACCCTGATTTTCACGGCCACGCTGTTTCTCTACAACATCGACAGCGTGCTGCCCTACAAGTTCCGGCAGCAGGCGGTATTGTCCGGGCGCAAGCTCTGGATGATTCAGCACCGGCGGGAGCTGTTTCTGCTGGCCCTGGGCTCGTTGGCCGTGGCCGCGCTGCTGTTCTGGCTCGACGGCTGGCGCCACCTGACCTTGTTTCTGGGGCATTTGGCCGCTATTTCCCTGCTATATTCCTTTCCCATTCTGAAGCTGCGCGGGCACTGGCGGGCCCTGCGCGACCTACCCCTGCTCAAGGTATTCCTGATTGCCTACGTCTGGGCGGCCATTACCGTGTGGGTGCCGGCCTTGTATCTGGGCAAAGCCCTGATGGCCCCGGTCGTGATGGTGCTCTTCAGCCGCCGCTTCTTCTTTATCCTGGCCCTGGCCTTCGTGTTCGATATTCGTGACTACACCAAGGACCTGCTCAGCGGCACGCGCACGTTTCCGGGCATTTTCGGGATTCGGGCCGCCAAAGCCATAGCCCTGCTCAGCCTGGCCGTATCGGCGCTGCTCATCCCGCCGGGCCTCAGCGCCACCCACCTGCTCGTCCTGACCCTGCCCACGGTGCTGACCGGGTTCATCATCTGGTTTGCCGACGAAACCCGCCCCGATTACTACTTCGCCCTGCTGGCCGACGGCATCATGGTGGTGCAGTTTCTGGCCGTGTACTGGGCCACGTAG
- a CDS encoding NAD(P)H-hydrate dehydratase yields the protein MKILTAAQTRQADQATLREQNISSATLMERAAAAFTQWLMARQSPAEAGEVLVFCGPGNNGGDGLVAARLLHGAGYAVRVFELPADRYSADFEANRQRLPAPVPISTVRADALPAVPPAALVIDALFGTGLSRPLSGLAAALVQHLNQAGARIVAVDMPSGLLADAPQPPDSPIIRARHTVSFELPKLAFLLPQNAPYVGQWHTVPIGLSREFQAAADGNRYFVDATLLAGRLPRRAKFGHKGTYGHALLLAGSRGKIGAALLAAQACLRSGVGLLTVRTPAVGYDILQTAAPEAMALPDSSPDYLSELPDLKSYSAIGIGPGLDKADSARQVLEKLLRAATVPLVVDADALNMLGANPELLALLPPDSILTPHPKEFERLAGPARDDYHRLDLLQEFCRAHQCYTVLKGAYTCLGTPDGALYFNSTGNPGMATGGSGDVLTGVLTALRAQHLSALDAALLGIYAHGRAGDLAAQHTGEAGLVAGDLTRFLGPALQELTTAEAF from the coding sequence ATGAAAATCCTTACCGCCGCCCAAACCCGCCAGGCCGACCAGGCCACGCTACGGGAACAGAACATTTCGTCGGCCACCCTGATGGAGCGCGCCGCCGCGGCCTTCACCCAGTGGCTGATGGCCCGCCAGAGCCCGGCCGAAGCGGGGGAAGTGCTGGTGTTCTGCGGCCCCGGCAACAACGGCGGCGACGGGCTGGTGGCGGCGCGCCTGCTGCACGGGGCCGGCTACGCGGTGCGCGTGTTCGAGCTGCCCGCCGACCGGTATTCCGCCGACTTCGAAGCCAACCGGCAGCGGCTGCCGGCGCCGGTGCCCATCAGCACCGTGCGGGCCGATGCGCTTCCCGCCGTGCCACCCGCCGCCCTGGTCATCGACGCGCTGTTTGGCACGGGTTTGTCGCGCCCCTTGTCGGGGCTGGCGGCGGCGCTGGTGCAGCATCTGAATCAGGCCGGGGCCCGCATCGTGGCCGTGGATATGCCCTCGGGCCTGCTGGCCGACGCGCCCCAGCCGCCCGACTCGCCCATCATCCGGGCCCGGCACACGGTTAGCTTCGAGCTGCCCAAGCTGGCGTTTCTGCTGCCCCAGAACGCGCCCTACGTCGGTCAGTGGCACACGGTGCCCATTGGGTTGAGCCGCGAGTTTCAGGCGGCGGCCGACGGCAACCGGTACTTCGTGGATGCCACGCTGCTGGCCGGGCGCCTGCCCCGGCGGGCCAAGTTCGGCCACAAGGGCACCTACGGGCACGCCCTGCTGCTGGCCGGCAGCCGGGGCAAAATCGGGGCGGCGCTGCTGGCCGCCCAGGCCTGCCTGCGCAGCGGCGTGGGGCTGCTCACGGTGCGCACCCCGGCCGTGGGCTACGACATTCTGCAAACCGCGGCCCCCGAAGCTATGGCCCTCCCCGACTCCAGCCCCGACTACCTCAGCGAGCTGCCCGACCTGAAATCCTACTCGGCCATTGGCATTGGTCCCGGTTTAGATAAGGCCGACAGCGCCCGGCAGGTGCTGGAAAAGCTGCTGCGCGCGGCTACCGTACCGCTGGTCGTTGATGCCGACGCGCTGAACATGCTGGGCGCTAACCCCGAGCTGCTGGCCCTGCTGCCCCCCGATTCTATCCTGACGCCCCACCCCAAGGAGTTTGAGCGCCTGGCCGGCCCGGCCCGCGACGACTACCACCGCCTGGACCTACTGCAAGAATTTTGCCGCGCCCACCAGTGCTACACCGTGCTGAAAGGGGCCTACACCTGCCTGGGCACGCCCGATGGAGCCCTGTACTTCAACAGCACCGGCAACCCCGGCATGGCCACCGGCGGCAGCGGCGACGTGCTGACGGGCGTGCTCACCGCCCTGCGCGCCCAGCATCTATCGGCCCTCGACGCGGCCCTGCTGGGCATCTATGCCCACGGCCGCGCCGGCGACCTGGCCGCCCAGCACACGGGCGAGGCCGGCCTCGTTGCCGGCGACCTGACCCGGTTTCTGGGCCCGGCCCTACAGGAGCTGACTACCGCCGAAGCATTCTGA
- a CDS encoding DUF6766 family protein, with the protein MYNIEHQQGKGAVSLREFLATSRFWFQSFQNWQSEFLSIVSIVGLSIFLRQQGSPESKPVDARHAETGR; encoded by the coding sequence ATGTATAATATTGAGCATCAGCAAGGGAAAGGTGCCGTTTCGCTCCGGGAGTTTCTGGCCACGTCCCGGTTCTGGTTTCAGTCGTTCCAGAACTGGCAAAGCGAGTTTCTCTCCATCGTGTCCATCGTGGGGCTTTCCATCTTTCTGCGGCAGCAAGGCTCGCCCGAGTCGAAGCCGGTGGATGCCCGCCACGCCGAAACCGGCCGGTAG
- the msrB gene encoding peptide-methionine (R)-S-oxide reductase MsrB translates to MQTWNDVIRLANHGSPAPDRRVEKTDAEWKQQLTAEQYHVTRQHGTERAFTGEYCEAHEAGLYACVCCGTPLYDSRTKFESGTGWPSFTQPVQENAIRYKKDTSYGMTRVEVLCNVCDAHQGHVFPDGPPPSGLRLCINSAAIKLVGEPQQA, encoded by the coding sequence ATGCAAACCTGGAATGATGTTATCCGGCTGGCCAACCACGGCAGCCCGGCGCCCGACCGGCGCGTAGAAAAGACCGATGCCGAGTGGAAGCAGCAGCTCACCGCCGAGCAGTACCACGTCACGCGGCAGCACGGCACCGAGCGGGCCTTCACCGGCGAATACTGCGAAGCCCACGAGGCGGGCCTCTACGCCTGCGTGTGCTGCGGCACCCCGCTCTACGACTCGCGCACCAAGTTCGAAAGCGGCACGGGCTGGCCGAGCTTCACCCAGCCGGTGCAGGAAAACGCCATCCGCTACAAGAAAGACACCAGCTACGGCATGACCCGCGTGGAAGTGCTCTGCAACGTCTGCGACGCCCACCAGGGCCACGTTTTTCCCGACGGCCCGCCGCCCAGCGGCCTGCGCCTGTGCATCAACTCGGCCGCCATTAAGCTGGTCGGCGAGCCGCAGCAGGCGTAA